A window of the Streptomyces sp. NBC_01351 genome harbors these coding sequences:
- a CDS encoding Rieske 2Fe-2S domain-containing protein yields MTSIDEAPRVIEAAAVPTRFARGWHCLGLAASFRDGNPHEVEAFGTKLVVFQSQDTGELHVLNAHCPHMGGNLAHGTVKGDTLACPFHDWRWSGNGRCAAIPYARRVPARARTRAWTTLERNAQLYVWNDPEGNPPPADVTIPEIEGVGSPEWSDWSWNFLRVENSNCREIVDNVVDMAHFYYVHYAFPHYFKNVFDGHVATQYMESTPRGDVDLGTLSTGGGLRSDASYYGPSYMIDKLWSDIGGGAELESVLINCHYPIDENSFMLMYGTIVKKLPGMTDEQAADAARLTSEGLAVGFEQDVEIWKNKARIDNPLLTEEDGPVYQLRRWYEQFYVDAADVKDEMVRRFEFEIDTARANAAWKAEVAENLARRAAEGA; encoded by the coding sequence ATGACCTCAATCGACGAAGCGCCCCGCGTGATAGAGGCGGCCGCCGTCCCCACCCGCTTCGCCCGCGGCTGGCACTGCCTAGGTCTCGCGGCCTCCTTCCGGGACGGAAACCCGCACGAGGTCGAGGCCTTCGGCACCAAGCTCGTCGTCTTCCAGAGCCAGGACACCGGCGAACTGCACGTCCTGAACGCCCACTGCCCCCACATGGGCGGCAACCTCGCCCACGGCACCGTCAAGGGCGACACCCTCGCCTGCCCCTTCCACGACTGGCGCTGGTCCGGCAACGGCCGCTGCGCCGCCATCCCCTACGCCCGCCGCGTCCCGGCCCGCGCGCGGACCCGCGCCTGGACCACCCTGGAGCGCAACGCCCAGCTCTACGTCTGGAACGACCCGGAGGGCAACCCGCCGCCCGCGGACGTCACCATCCCCGAGATCGAGGGCGTCGGCAGCCCCGAATGGAGCGACTGGAGCTGGAACTTCCTGCGCGTCGAGAACTCCAACTGCCGGGAGATCGTCGACAACGTCGTCGACATGGCGCACTTCTACTACGTGCACTACGCCTTCCCGCACTACTTCAAGAACGTCTTCGACGGGCACGTCGCCACCCAGTACATGGAGTCCACCCCGCGCGGAGACGTCGACCTCGGCACCCTCTCCACCGGCGGCGGCCTGCGCTCCGACGCCTCGTACTACGGGCCCTCGTACATGATCGACAAGCTCTGGAGCGACATCGGCGGCGGCGCCGAGCTCGAATCCGTCCTGATCAACTGCCACTACCCGATCGACGAGAACAGCTTCATGCTCATGTACGGGACGATCGTCAAGAAGCTCCCCGGCATGACCGACGAACAGGCCGCCGACGCCGCCCGCCTGACCTCCGAGGGCCTCGCCGTCGGCTTCGAGCAGGACGTCGAGATCTGGAAGAACAAGGCCCGTATCGACAACCCCCTCCTCACGGAGGAGGACGGGCCCGTCTACCAGCTGCGCCGCTGGTACGAGCAGTTCTACGTGGACGCCGCCGACGTCAAGGACGAGATGGTGCGGCGCTTCGAGTTCGAGATCGACACCGCCCGCGCCAACGCCGCCTGGAAGGCCGAGGTCGCCGAGAACCTGGCCCGCCGCGCGGCCGAGGGCGCATGA
- the hsaA gene encoding 3-hydroxy-9,10-secoandrosta-1,3,5(10)-triene-9,17-dione monooxygenase oxygenase subunit, with protein sequence MSDEDVLDAVRALAPALRERAAEAEAQRKVPEASIKELAGTGFFRLLQPKAHGGRAANPAVFYAAVKEIAKACGSTGWVASVVGVHPWHVALYDPRAQEEVWGADPDTRICSSYAPTGKVTPVDGGFTVSGRWHFSSGCDHADWALLGGLVTDADGRPVDMRTFLVPRSQYRIDEVWDTVGLRGSGSNDITLDQVFVPEHRALSFGPVTALKVPGHAVNSEPLYRLPYASVFTTTISTPIVGIAEGAYEAYVAATRERFRISYGQQVAEDPFAQVRIARAASDIDASWLQLHRNIAELYALAERGEELPTALRTRARRDQVLATERCVAAVDLLMENAGGSAMRTGANPVQRAWRDVHTGRGHAANDPERALVLFGQGALGLDIQDTML encoded by the coding sequence ATGAGCGACGAAGACGTCCTCGACGCAGTCCGCGCCCTCGCCCCGGCCCTGCGCGAACGCGCCGCCGAGGCCGAGGCCCAGCGCAAGGTCCCCGAGGCGAGCATCAAAGAGCTCGCCGGCACCGGCTTCTTCCGCCTCCTCCAGCCGAAGGCCCACGGCGGCCGTGCCGCGAACCCCGCCGTCTTCTACGCCGCCGTCAAGGAGATAGCCAAGGCATGCGGCTCCACCGGCTGGGTCGCCTCCGTCGTCGGCGTCCACCCCTGGCACGTGGCCCTCTACGACCCCCGCGCCCAGGAAGAGGTCTGGGGCGCCGACCCCGACACCCGCATCTGCTCCTCGTACGCGCCCACCGGCAAGGTCACCCCCGTCGACGGAGGCTTCACCGTCAGCGGCCGCTGGCACTTCTCCTCCGGCTGCGACCACGCCGACTGGGCCCTGCTCGGCGGGCTCGTCACCGACGCCGACGGCCGGCCCGTGGACATGCGCACCTTCCTCGTCCCGCGCTCCCAGTACCGCATCGACGAGGTATGGGACACCGTCGGCCTGCGCGGCTCCGGCTCCAACGACATCACCCTGGACCAGGTGTTCGTCCCCGAGCACCGCGCGCTGAGCTTCGGCCCCGTCACGGCCCTGAAGGTCCCCGGTCACGCGGTCAACTCCGAGCCGCTCTACCGGCTCCCGTACGCCTCCGTCTTCACCACCACCATCTCCACTCCGATCGTCGGCATCGCCGAGGGCGCCTACGAGGCGTACGTCGCCGCGACCCGCGAGCGGTTCCGCATCTCCTACGGCCAGCAGGTCGCCGAGGACCCCTTCGCGCAGGTCCGCATCGCCCGCGCCGCGAGCGACATCGACGCCTCCTGGCTCCAGCTCCACCGCAACATCGCCGAGCTGTACGCCCTCGCCGAACGGGGCGAGGAGCTCCCCACCGCGCTGCGCACCCGGGCCCGCCGCGACCAGGTCCTGGCCACCGAGCGCTGCGTCGCCGCCGTCGACCTCCTCATGGAGAACGCCGGCGGCAGCGCCATGCGCACCGGCGCGAACCCCGTCCAGCGGGCCTGGCGCGACGTCCACACCGGGCGCGGCCACGCCGCCAACGACCCGGAGCGGGCCCTCGTCCTCTTCGGCCAGGGCGCCCTCGGCCTCGACATCCAGGACACGATGCTCTGA
- a CDS encoding ferredoxin--NADP reductase produces MSDELPPGRPGPLRVRVRERVQETPDAVSLVLDCDLPYAPGQFLTLRIPGGAARCYSLASSPHTGEPMRITVKRVPGGLGSGWICQEVAAGDELEVLPPAGTFTPGPGGLDRDLLLVAGGSGITPVLSLAKSALAAGRSRVALVYANRDPESVIFRDELWGLAEAHPGRLTVIHWLESLQGLPTAVRLGPLVAPYAGREAYLCGPGPLMDAAETALRATGALPRGIHRERYFSLSGDVFATAPQPATVAAAPAAEVELDGRVHTVPWPEGTPLLDALLAAGVPAPYSCREGACSACCCRVVEGKVTMARNEVLAEEDLAEGYVLACQAMRLGERVRITYGG; encoded by the coding sequence ATGTCTGACGAGCTGCCGCCGGGCCGCCCGGGTCCGCTGAGGGTACGGGTCCGGGAGCGGGTCCAGGAGACCCCGGACGCGGTGTCCCTCGTACTGGACTGCGACCTGCCCTACGCCCCCGGCCAGTTCCTCACCCTGAGGATCCCCGGCGGCGCGGCCCGCTGCTACTCCCTGGCCAGCTCCCCGCACACCGGCGAGCCCATGCGGATCACCGTCAAGCGGGTCCCCGGCGGGCTCGGCTCCGGCTGGATCTGCCAGGAGGTGGCCGCCGGGGACGAGCTGGAGGTGCTGCCGCCCGCCGGCACCTTCACCCCGGGCCCCGGCGGCCTGGACCGGGACCTCCTGCTGGTCGCGGGCGGCAGCGGGATCACCCCCGTGCTCTCCCTCGCCAAATCGGCGCTCGCCGCCGGCCGGTCCCGGGTCGCCCTGGTGTACGCCAACCGGGACCCCGAGTCGGTGATCTTCCGCGACGAGCTGTGGGGGCTGGCCGAGGCGCATCCCGGGAGGCTGACCGTCATCCACTGGCTGGAGAGCCTCCAGGGACTGCCGACCGCCGTCCGGCTCGGCCCGCTCGTGGCCCCGTACGCCGGCCGCGAGGCCTACCTGTGCGGTCCCGGCCCGCTGATGGACGCCGCCGAGACCGCGCTGCGCGCGACCGGGGCGCTCCCGCGCGGGATACACCGGGAGCGGTACTTCTCGCTGAGCGGCGACGTCTTCGCCACCGCCCCGCAGCCGGCCACGGTAGCCGCCGCTCCGGCAGCCGAGGTGGAGCTGGACGGCCGTGTCCACACCGTTCCCTGGCCCGAGGGGACCCCGCTGCTCGACGCCCTGCTCGCCGCGGGCGTCCCGGCTCCGTACTCCTGCCGGGAGGGGGCGTGCAGCGCCTGCTGCTGCCGGGTCGTGGAGGGGAAGGTGACGATGGCCCGCAACGAAGTTCTGGCCGAGGAGGACCTGGCCGAGGGCTACGTCCTGGCCTGCCAGGCGATGCGGCTCGGCGAGCGCGTCCGGATCACCTACGGGGGCTAG
- a CDS encoding IclR family transcriptional regulator, whose amino-acid sequence MLDQVLESELAPLSLLEKAARVLGAFEGPQPRLSLTEVVRRSGLPRSSAHRILDQLVRLRWLDREGRDYRMGMRMLELGALASHHNRLRRAALPLLHALHEQTGQLVHLWVLDGAEVVCLERIGGSDTTTVPSRVGGRMPAYCTAAGKAVLAFSDPADLEHVLAQGLRPRTPRTLIRPLALRAELAATRERGIAYDREESFRGISCVAAPLRGAGRAVAAVSVSTGRGERELARLAPAVSACARAVWRELYGRGRAGRAAAAPRQDLEPAVSAQAMDNMMGWLRFSEWM is encoded by the coding sequence GTGCTTGACCAGGTCTTGGAGTCCGAGCTCGCACCGCTGTCGCTGCTGGAGAAGGCCGCGCGGGTGCTGGGCGCCTTCGAGGGTCCGCAGCCGCGGCTCTCGCTCACCGAGGTCGTCCGCCGCTCCGGGCTCCCGCGCTCCTCCGCCCACCGGATCCTCGACCAGCTGGTGCGGTTGCGCTGGCTGGACCGCGAGGGCCGGGACTACCGGATGGGCATGCGCATGCTGGAGCTCGGCGCGCTCGCCTCCCACCACAACCGGCTGCGCCGGGCCGCCCTGCCGCTGCTGCACGCGCTGCACGAGCAGACCGGGCAGCTGGTGCACCTGTGGGTGCTGGACGGGGCCGAGGTGGTCTGCCTGGAGCGGATCGGCGGCTCCGACACCACCACCGTGCCCTCGCGGGTCGGCGGCCGGATGCCCGCGTACTGCACGGCCGCCGGCAAGGCGGTCCTCGCGTTCAGCGACCCGGCGGACCTGGAACACGTCCTGGCGCAGGGGCTGCGGCCGCGCACGCCCAGGACCCTGATCCGGCCGCTCGCGCTGCGCGCCGAGCTCGCGGCGACCCGTGAGCGCGGGATCGCGTACGACCGGGAGGAGAGCTTCCGGGGCATCTCCTGCGTGGCGGCCCCACTGCGGGGCGCGGGTCGCGCGGTGGCCGCGGTCTCGGTCTCCACCGGCCGCGGGGAGCGCGAGCTGGCCCGGCTGGCGCCCGCGGTGAGCGCGTGCGCGCGGGCGGTGTGGCGGGAACTGTACGGGCGCGGGCGGGCGGGGCGGGCGGCCGCGGCCCCGCGCCAGGACCTCGAACCGGCCGTTTCCGCGCAGGCGATGGACAACATGATGGGCTGGCTGCGGTTCAGCGAGTGGATGTAG